Genomic segment of Geminocystis herdmanii PCC 6308:
AATCTTGTTGAATAGTTTTTTTGAGATTAATAATTTCACTTCTTTTATTTTCAATACAGCCTTTTTCTACTAATTGCCATAATAATCCTGAAGGCTCAATTTCTAACCTACTTAATTTTGTCATTGTCAAAATATTTGTTCTAAACTGCTTACTTCCTTTTAAGGTAAATAATAATCTTATTTGCTCCTTTAAACGATAAAATCTAATGTTTTTATTTCCATTAGGAAGTAACCAATAATTTTGTTCTTTTTCATCTTGTGTTAAAATTACCCAATAATAACCATTAATTGTATGTTCTAAATAAATAGTTTTTCCTGTCTTTTTTCGATAACTTTCGGCGGTAACAGAAACAGGGGTAGCATATTCAGCTAATATTTGAGGGGCATAATTATAAATATTCATTAACTCATCTTTATCAATAGGTAAAGGCTTTGGTTGAGGATTCGATTTTCCACCAGTAACAATAATTCGTTGATTTGCTATTTCTAATTCTTTTAATTTTTTATCTATTTGTTGAATTTTTTGATAAATAGGTAACAATTCTTGATCATTAATAATGGAAGTATTTTCAGGCAGAAAATCAGGTTTTTTTTCTAGGCTATTATCTGGATATATTGTCGGCGGAGTTTGCAGTAAATCAGGAACATTTAAAGATAAATTCTCAAAAGAATTATGTAAATCTTTAATACGTTTATCCATTAAATTAATTTGTTGATTACGATTTTTTTCTTTGGTTTCTAATGCGATAATATGAGCTTCTTGAATTACATTATTTTTAAATATTTCATTAGTTTTTTTACTTATTTTTTGCATTTTTTTACTTAATAAATCAACCCAAAATAATAAATAAACAACTATTATTACTAAAATCAAGATCATAAAAAGTACCTATTTTAAAAGAATAATTTTGTAATTAGCAGTTTTTTTGCAAAGTGTAATAGTTTATTAATGATAAACTATAAAAGATAAAGTTCGATCGACATTATTGGTTTTTCTTTTACAATTTTATTGTCAAGTGAAGAAGGGGGATTTATTTCGGTTGTAAAATTATCTTGTTTTGACAAGTTTATATTTATTTGTTTTTTAGTTGCCTAATTTCTTCTTTTTGGTAATTCAACTTAATTTCTAATTCAGCAATCTTGGTGTCTAATCTATCTTTTAATTCTAAAAATTTATTAACTGTTTCAATAGTAAATTTTTCTAGGTTTTTATGTTTATCAGTTAGAGTACCTAAATTATTATGATCTTCTTGAGTAATAGATGATAAAGTACTCACATTTTTTAATAAAATTTGCATAGACTCTTTGAGTTCATTCATTTTTTTATCGATTAAATTTATTTGCTGATTATTCTGTCCTTCTTTATTTTCTAGCTGTTTTATTTCCTGTTTTTGATTATTAAAATCTATCTCTAATTTATTGGTAGTTACTTCTAATTTATCTTTGAATTGTAAAAATTTATTGATAGTATCAAAAATATATTTTTCTGAGTTTTTTTGTTGTTCTATTAAAATAACTAAATTTTGATGATCTTCATGAACAAGAGATAATAAATTAGTTATATTATTAGGTACTGCTCCTGATTGAGTGTTAATTTTTTGCAACTCATTTAATAATTTATTAATCGATGAAGGTTTATCTATTTTGATTATTCCTTTATCCAACAACTGCCATAAATAACCAGAAGGTAATATTTCTAAATTAGCTAGTTTTTCTATGATCAAATTATTATTATTAGACTCTATTTTTCCTTGAATAACAAATAATGATTTTAACTTATTTTGAAAACGATGCAAATTAATTTGTCTGTTACCATTAGGCACTAAATGATAAAATTTTTCGTTTCCTTCTTCCCTTAAAATAACCCAATAATAACCATTATTTGTGGACTCTAAATAAATCTTTCCTGCTGTTTTCTGTCGATAAGTGTCGGCAGTAACAGACACAGTAATAACATATTCAGCTAAGATTTGGGGAGTGTAATTATAGACATTAATTAATTCTTCTTCACTAATATTTATCGGCTTGGGTTGAGGTTGAGATTTACTGCCCGTAACGATAATTCTTTGATTAGCTTTTTCTAATTCTTGGCATTTTTTATCTAAGGCTTGAATTTTTTGATAAACTTTTTTGAGAATGTTATTAATGTCATCGGAGTAATTTTGATTTTTCATTGTGTTTCTTTTTTCTGTCATCAAGTATCTAACATCTTATGTATTAGATATTTTAGCTGTACAAAATATAGTAACTTAATTTTTACAATCCTAAAACTTATGTCATCATAACAATATTCTGTCATTGCGAGGTAACGAAGCAATCTGAAGCAATCTCAATTAAGAGGTGATAAAAAGTATTTTTGTGAAGGTAGGCAAAAAAACAAGAACTTTAAAGTTATTATTTTCTTTAGGCTTTACTATAATAATAACTATAAATTAATGGTACAAGTAAGACAAGTTTTTTATGATTCTTTGGGAGATACTTTAGTAGTTTGGTTTGACAATCCTAACAATGAATATGAAGTGGAAGAAACAGGGGATGAAGTTTTATTGATGAAAGATAAAAATGGTAAGGTTATTGGTTTTGAAAAGTTAAATTTTTCCACTAA
This window contains:
- a CDS encoding DUF2283 domain-containing protein, whose amino-acid sequence is MVQVRQVFYDSLGDTLVVWFDNPNNEYEVEETGDEVLLMKDKNGKVIGFEKLNFSTKNQSLPIAFETLSI